From Salvelinus sp. IW2-2015 linkage group LG18, ASM291031v2, whole genome shotgun sequence, a single genomic window includes:
- the ctbp2a gene encoding C-terminal-binding protein 2a isoform X6 produces MWRPHFPGIRPQIMNGPMHPRPLVALLDGRDCTVEMPILKDLATVAFCDAQSTQEIHEKVLNEAVGAMMYHTITLTREDLEKFKALRIIIRIGSGYDNIDIKAAGEMGIAVCNIPSAAVEETADSTLCHILNLYRRNTWLYQALREGTRVQSVEQIREVASGAARIRGETLGLIGFGRSGQAVAVRAKVFGFNVIFYDPYLQDGLERSLGVQRVYTLQDLLYQSDCVSLHCNLNEHNHHLINDFTIKQMRQGAFLVNSARGGLVDEKALAQALKEGRIRGAALDVHESEPFSFTQGPLKDAPNLICTPHTAWYSEQASLEMREAAATEIRRAVTGRIPDSLRNCVNKEFFVTTAPWTVEQQQMHPELNGAAYRYPPGVVGVASGGIHGPMEGMVPGGVTIAHTLPSGTHPSQVPSPNQPYKNGEPMREHMTEP; encoded by the exons ATGTGGAGACCGCATTTCCCAG gtatcCGGCCCCAGATCATGAATGGGCCAATGCACCCTCGCCCCCTAGTGGCCCTGTTGGATGGACGTGACTGTACAGTCGAGATGCCCATCCTCAAAGACCTGGCCACTGTCGCCTTCTGTGATGCCCAGTCCACACAGGAGATCCATGAGAAG GTGCTGAACGAGGCAGTAGGGGCCATGATGTACCACACCATCACCTTGACCAGAGAAGACCTGGAGAAATTCAAGGCTCTACGCATCATCATCCGCATCGGCAGCGGCTATGACAACATCGACATCAAGGCAGCCGGAGAGATGG GCATCGCGGTGTGTAACATCCCATCGGCGGCGGTGGAGGAGACAGCAGACTCCACTCTGTGCCACATTCTCAACCTGTACCGGCGGAACACTTGGCTGTACCAGGCTCTCCGGGAGGGCACACGGGTCCAGAGCGTGGAGCAGATCAGAGAGGTGGCGTCCGGAGCCGCCAGGATCCGAGGAGAAACGCTGGGCCTCATTGGCTTTG GTCGTTCAGGGCAGGCGGTGGCAGTGCGGGCCAAGGTGTTTGGCTTCAACGTGATCTTCTACGACCCGTACCTGCAGGACGGTCTGGAGCGTTCGCTAGGTGTTCAGCGTGTCTACACCCTGCAGGACTTGCTCTACCAGAGTGACTGTGTCTCCCTGCACTGCAACCTGAACGAACACAACCACCACCTCATCAACGACTTCACCAtcaaacag ATGCGCCAGGGTGCGTTTCTGGTTAACTCTGCGCGGGGAGGTTTGGTGGATGAGAAGGCCTTGGCTCAGGCCCTGAAAGAGGGCAGGATACGGGGGGCCGCCCTGGACGTCCATGAGTCAGAACCCTtcag TTTTACCCAGGGTCCTCTGAAGGATGCTCCTAACCTGATCTGTACTCCTCACACGGCCTGGTACAGTGAACAGGCCTCGCTGGAGATGAGAGAGGCAGCCGCCACAGAGATACGCAGAGCCGTCactg GCCGTATCCCCGACAGTTTACGAAACTGTGTCAACAAGGAGTTCTTTGTTACCACGGCTCCTTGGACAGTGGAACAGCAGCAAATGCACCCCGAACTCAACGGTGCCGCGTACAG GTACCCCcctggtgtggttggtgtggcctctggtgggatccatgggccaaTGGAGGGGATGGTGCCTGGGGGGGTGACAATCGCCCACACCCTGCCCTCGGGTACCCACCCCTCCCAGGTCCCGTCCCCCAACCAACCCTACAAAAACGGGGAGCCCATGAGAGAGCACATGACCGAGCCATAA
- the ctbp2a gene encoding C-terminal-binding protein 2a isoform X4, giving the protein MALPDKHKVKRQRLDRICEGPPWECLHSDAWMPATQRDASPGIRPQIMNGPMHPRPLVALLDGRDCTVEMPILKDLATVAFCDAQSTQEIHEKVLNEAVGAMMYHTITLTREDLEKFKALRIIIRIGSGYDNIDIKAAGEMGIAVCNIPSAAVEETADSTLCHILNLYRRNTWLYQALREGTRVQSVEQIREVASGAARIRGETLGLIGFGRSGQAVAVRAKVFGFNVIFYDPYLQDGLERSLGVQRVYTLQDLLYQSDCVSLHCNLNEHNHHLINDFTIKQMRQGAFLVNSARGGLVDEKALAQALKEGRIRGAALDVHESEPFSFTQGPLKDAPNLICTPHTAWYSEQASLEMREAAATEIRRAVTGRIPDSLRNCVNKEFFVTTAPWTVEQQQMHPELNGAAYRYPPGVVGVASGGIHGPMEGMVPGGVTIAHTLPSGTHPSQVPSPNQPYKNGEPMREHMTEP; this is encoded by the exons gtatcCGGCCCCAGATCATGAATGGGCCAATGCACCCTCGCCCCCTAGTGGCCCTGTTGGATGGACGTGACTGTACAGTCGAGATGCCCATCCTCAAAGACCTGGCCACTGTCGCCTTCTGTGATGCCCAGTCCACACAGGAGATCCATGAGAAG GTGCTGAACGAGGCAGTAGGGGCCATGATGTACCACACCATCACCTTGACCAGAGAAGACCTGGAGAAATTCAAGGCTCTACGCATCATCATCCGCATCGGCAGCGGCTATGACAACATCGACATCAAGGCAGCCGGAGAGATGG GCATCGCGGTGTGTAACATCCCATCGGCGGCGGTGGAGGAGACAGCAGACTCCACTCTGTGCCACATTCTCAACCTGTACCGGCGGAACACTTGGCTGTACCAGGCTCTCCGGGAGGGCACACGGGTCCAGAGCGTGGAGCAGATCAGAGAGGTGGCGTCCGGAGCCGCCAGGATCCGAGGAGAAACGCTGGGCCTCATTGGCTTTG GTCGTTCAGGGCAGGCGGTGGCAGTGCGGGCCAAGGTGTTTGGCTTCAACGTGATCTTCTACGACCCGTACCTGCAGGACGGTCTGGAGCGTTCGCTAGGTGTTCAGCGTGTCTACACCCTGCAGGACTTGCTCTACCAGAGTGACTGTGTCTCCCTGCACTGCAACCTGAACGAACACAACCACCACCTCATCAACGACTTCACCAtcaaacag ATGCGCCAGGGTGCGTTTCTGGTTAACTCTGCGCGGGGAGGTTTGGTGGATGAGAAGGCCTTGGCTCAGGCCCTGAAAGAGGGCAGGATACGGGGGGCCGCCCTGGACGTCCATGAGTCAGAACCCTtcag TTTTACCCAGGGTCCTCTGAAGGATGCTCCTAACCTGATCTGTACTCCTCACACGGCCTGGTACAGTGAACAGGCCTCGCTGGAGATGAGAGAGGCAGCCGCCACAGAGATACGCAGAGCCGTCactg GCCGTATCCCCGACAGTTTACGAAACTGTGTCAACAAGGAGTTCTTTGTTACCACGGCTCCTTGGACAGTGGAACAGCAGCAAATGCACCCCGAACTCAACGGTGCCGCGTACAG GTACCCCcctggtgtggttggtgtggcctctggtgggatccatgggccaaTGGAGGGGATGGTGCCTGGGGGGGTGACAATCGCCCACACCCTGCCCTCGGGTACCCACCCCTCCCAGGTCCCGTCCCCCAACCAACCCTACAAAAACGGGGAGCCCATGAGAGAGCACATGACCGAGCCATAA
- the ctbp2a gene encoding C-terminal-binding protein 2a isoform X5, with translation MALPDKHKVKRQRLDRICEGIRPQIMNGPMHPRPLVALLDGRDCTVEMPILKDLATVAFCDAQSTQEIHEKVLNEAVGAMMYHTITLTREDLEKFKALRIIIRIGSGYDNIDIKAAGEMGIAVCNIPSAAVEETADSTLCHILNLYRRNTWLYQALREGTRVQSVEQIREVASGAARIRGETLGLIGFGRSGQAVAVRAKVFGFNVIFYDPYLQDGLERSLGVQRVYTLQDLLYQSDCVSLHCNLNEHNHHLINDFTIKQMRQGAFLVNSARGGLVDEKALAQALKEGRIRGAALDVHESEPFSFTQGPLKDAPNLICTPHTAWYSEQASLEMREAAATEIRRAVTGRIPDSLRNCVNKEFFVTTAPWTVEQQQMHPELNGAAYRYPPGVVGVASGGIHGPMEGMVPGGVTIAHTLPSGTHPSQVPSPNQPYKNGEPMREHMTEP, from the exons gtatcCGGCCCCAGATCATGAATGGGCCAATGCACCCTCGCCCCCTAGTGGCCCTGTTGGATGGACGTGACTGTACAGTCGAGATGCCCATCCTCAAAGACCTGGCCACTGTCGCCTTCTGTGATGCCCAGTCCACACAGGAGATCCATGAGAAG GTGCTGAACGAGGCAGTAGGGGCCATGATGTACCACACCATCACCTTGACCAGAGAAGACCTGGAGAAATTCAAGGCTCTACGCATCATCATCCGCATCGGCAGCGGCTATGACAACATCGACATCAAGGCAGCCGGAGAGATGG GCATCGCGGTGTGTAACATCCCATCGGCGGCGGTGGAGGAGACAGCAGACTCCACTCTGTGCCACATTCTCAACCTGTACCGGCGGAACACTTGGCTGTACCAGGCTCTCCGGGAGGGCACACGGGTCCAGAGCGTGGAGCAGATCAGAGAGGTGGCGTCCGGAGCCGCCAGGATCCGAGGAGAAACGCTGGGCCTCATTGGCTTTG GTCGTTCAGGGCAGGCGGTGGCAGTGCGGGCCAAGGTGTTTGGCTTCAACGTGATCTTCTACGACCCGTACCTGCAGGACGGTCTGGAGCGTTCGCTAGGTGTTCAGCGTGTCTACACCCTGCAGGACTTGCTCTACCAGAGTGACTGTGTCTCCCTGCACTGCAACCTGAACGAACACAACCACCACCTCATCAACGACTTCACCAtcaaacag ATGCGCCAGGGTGCGTTTCTGGTTAACTCTGCGCGGGGAGGTTTGGTGGATGAGAAGGCCTTGGCTCAGGCCCTGAAAGAGGGCAGGATACGGGGGGCCGCCCTGGACGTCCATGAGTCAGAACCCTtcag TTTTACCCAGGGTCCTCTGAAGGATGCTCCTAACCTGATCTGTACTCCTCACACGGCCTGGTACAGTGAACAGGCCTCGCTGGAGATGAGAGAGGCAGCCGCCACAGAGATACGCAGAGCCGTCactg GCCGTATCCCCGACAGTTTACGAAACTGTGTCAACAAGGAGTTCTTTGTTACCACGGCTCCTTGGACAGTGGAACAGCAGCAAATGCACCCCGAACTCAACGGTGCCGCGTACAG GTACCCCcctggtgtggttggtgtggcctctggtgggatccatgggccaaTGGAGGGGATGGTGCCTGGGGGGGTGACAATCGCCCACACCCTGCCCTCGGGTACCCACCCCTCCCAGGTCCCGTCCCCCAACCAACCCTACAAAAACGGGGAGCCCATGAGAGAGCACATGACCGAGCCATAA